TGATCGGGCGAGTCAGCGAATCAAAACCGCAGGATTGCATCAAGCGAAATGAGATGCTTCGTGCGCTGGAATTCTGGGGGAGGGACTCACGATCCCCGATTCCGATTCTCCCGCACCGCGCCATCGCACCGCacctctcctcttcttcttctctctttaACTTCTGCAACCCACACCACACCGTACCAGGACCAGACACACGCCCACACGGCACTCTGTTTACACCCACTCTCCTTAACCACCAGCCAAAGTTTCAGATGCAGATCATCCATATGACCTCACTTCTTTGAGTCGCATATCGGCCGCACCCGCGGCTGGCCAGTCTTTATCGTCGTATATCATCTATTGATATATCTATCCTTCACCGGAGCCACTCGTTACTCACACCCACTCTCACTGTTGCCCGAGGGGGATCCTCTGGTTCCCCCCTGCCACTCTCTTTCACAATGCGCAGCGCCGCTCTCTCATCGCTGTCGCAAACACTGCTTCTGCtctccatctcgtcgtccgcgccggttatcgtcgtcgccgatggCACCGTATGGGCCACTCCCCACGACAGTTACTCGTCGTCcgtcggcgtgctcggcTGCAAGATCAACACTGACCGCGTCGCCTACTGGCCCGGCTCTGTCGACTGCGACAACCTCTGCCTGTCCCTGACctacgacgacggcaccgaccGCCGCACCGTCAAGCTCCTGCGCGTCGACCAGTCCCAGGGCGCCTACGATGTCAGCTACGACGCCTGGAACTACCTCTACACCGGCAAGTCTGCCAAGAAGGCCCCCGTCGCCGGTGGTCCGCTGCCCATGGAGTACAAGGAGCTGCCCGCCGACGAGTGCAAGGACCTGCTCCGGACCAAGGGCAAGCGGCTGCCCCTCAGCGCCTCCAACAGCATGAACTACCTCGCCAGCTGCCTCGGACAGCCCGACAGCTGGGTCGCCCGGAACTACGCCCTCTACAACACCCTCGACTCGATATGCTCCTGGGGTTACGACGAGGAGTGCGAAATCGACTGGCCCGCCGCGAACCAGCCCACCTGCAAGCACGCCCTCGGCATACCCATCGAGCTGAAGGACGCGCCCGTCTACAACGTCCAGTACCCCTCGGGCGATGTCGTTGTCGCCTCCACTGGCGAGAAGGTCTCCACCCCGAGCGAGAGCACGAGTCTGGCCGCCCCAACCCCGACACAGAATGGCGCCCCAGGCCGCAGAGTCATGACCCTGTTGATGGCCGGGTCCCTGCTATGGACGTGTCTGATGCTGAGTTCGTGTTGATGCGGACAGGATCCCGAGTGCTaggtttttttctttctttcctctcttcttctttttttattatttttcTTGTCTTTTTCCGGAACGTCGATGCCATCATACGAGATACCATGTATACCCCTCTAGCACTCCCTCTTACCCACGTCTTACGACAATAATGCCACAATTCTAATACCCTTTGTTCTTCCTACCGTCCGTCTCCGCATGCTACCAAGGTGATCCACGCCGTTGACCGTTGAGAACCGACTCTCCAAGTCAAGACAATGACTGAGACAGCTTCATCTCGCAGAGACAACGGCCAAGGCCACACCGCACTCTCAATGGGGGTCAGAGGCCAAACGCTTCGTGGTTCGAAATTCTCGAGCCCCCCCGGAGGGCTGCTTGCTCTTTTTGTCTAATGCTCTTACAGAAAATTTAAAAGACAACGCTTTCGCCATGTATGTAATGAAATCTAATATCACACCCGGCACACCCTGGGATCGGAGGGGGTATGGCTCCATGGCCGACTTCCCCCCCAACCCTCCACTGTGGAGGGTTGTCATCCTATATCCTTTCGGGCGATGGATCGGCGACACTCACGCAACGACACCAACAACAAACCACCTACTTGGTCTTGTAGCCCCGGAACTTGTCCcggatctcggcctcgctgaACCTCCGCGTGTGCCGCTGCAGCATCGCCGCCCGCTCCTCAATGGTCATGCCGATCTGCTCGCCCACCGGCACGAGGCGCCGCGCCAGGTGCATGTAGTCCTTGCGCAGCAGCCGGACCGTCACCATGAGGTAGTCGATGTCGTGGAAGACAAGGGCCTTCTCGCGGATGTacgtcttcttctgctggaGGAACGACGTCGGGTGGTCGCGCCAGTGCCGGCGCGGGTTCAGGTGGTGCGACGTGTGGTAACCGTCGTTGTAGCAGTAGCGGTTGCTCTGTTTTTCCGGGGTCATGTCTGTGTTTAGCTATCATGGTTCCTATCGGCCGAGTGGATTGTACATGGGACCCTCTCTGTCTAATGGGAAAGGGTGGAAGAGGGGGaatgggggaggaggggggggggggaggttcTTGGGCGAAAATGCTTACCGGCACATCGATCAGGGTGATGCTGGAGCGAAAGTCCGAGTCcggctcgtcggcgtcgacgaaggCGTGCTGGCCCCAGTTGCCGACCATGAGGCCCAGgcggagcagcagcagcgggccGAGGAACACGAAGGTCGTGGCGCGGCTGTTGAGGCGGTACAGCGCGTAGAGGACGGCGTAGTTGCCGAGCTCCCAGAAGCCCGTCTTCCAGGCGTTCCGCAGCTGGCCCTTGCCGAGGAAGTAGCGCGGCAGGTCGAAccagacgaggaagaagaagcgggCGACGTAGCGGAGGaagtcgagggcgtcgtcgcgCTGGTAGCGGATGGTGGTCGACAGGTCGTTGGGCCCGTTGCCCTCGACGTGGTGGTGCTTGACGTGGTGGTAGAAGTACGTGTTCCACGTGTGGCCCATGAGGGGGTCGGTGATGTAGGGGAAGGCGGCGTCAAAAGCCTTCAGGAGGCGGCCGGACTCCCGGGAGAGGATGCCGCCCATGTGGATGTGCTGGTGCATCATGAGGGTGTAGGTGCCCATGTAGTGGAACTGCAGGGCCATGTGCAGCACGCCGTGGAGGTAGCCGAAGCTGCGGAACAGCAGCAGGGCGCTCGGCACGGAGGTGGTGAAGTAGAGGAGCAGGTGGGTGAGCATCAGGACGTCCGTCTCGTGGCGGACGACGCGGCGCGCCCAGGCCACGTACGGCAGGACGACGTGCCGGTGGAGCGCCGCGGGGATCCGGGCCGGCAGGTCCCGCAGGTCCACGGACGAGAGGACGCTCGGCTCAAAGTCCTGGCTCACGGGGTCGTTGAGCCCCTTGAGTTTGCGGATGTCCTTTGCGTCCCTCTGGGACGACACACCACGACAGGCTTGTGATTTTGTTTGTTAGCTGGGATGGTCGGTTTGGCTttgagggagaggggggggggctgctgGGACTAGGGGGAACTGGGGACTCACGCTCATCGTCCTTGTTGGACTTCTCGTCCAGGGACTCCTGGCTGACAtagccctcgtcgccgtcggccggCGCCAGGTGCTTGTCGTCGTACCGTTTgatgtcgtcgatgaggtTCTGGAGAACTATGGTATCGTGAACCGTCAGGTCAGGGCGGACGGTGAGACTACTCATTGCATGGGGGGATAAGGAAGCCTCGGTTCGTGCCAAGCTATACGGAGAAAACAATTAGGTGTGTGAGGAGGTAAGGAAAGGGACAAGAACGGCTAGCTAGCAAGCAATCCATGTGACATATGTACGTGCAGAGACTTTTTTTTACGACAAACTgggtctttttttttcttttagGGGGTTCAATGGAATGGGAAAAAAGTGGAATGACACGACTGCGGTTAAAGGAGGCGACCGGCGCTTTATTACGGGTACCCAATCTCGTTACCCATGTCGCAGTCTCTGTTTCGCTTCGTGGGAAATCCGGTAgttggggggagggaggaggaggaggaggaggaggtcacGGACTACCAGCAAACAACAGCCCATCATCATTTTGTCAGGAAAACCACGGGCGGGTGGGTGGGCTGCGTAAGGGGGGGAGGGTAGGGGGGGTTAGGGGGAGGTTGTGTTCTATCTACAGGGTGTATATACTTTTTTTTTACAAAAGAGATAATTACGGGTAGGCGGTTCGTGGATATAGGAGGGACGCGACGTTGAACCCCCATCATCTAATTAAAGCATGCCTATTGTATTGTTACACTCAGCCCTCTTCAAGAAGAAACCAAAATCGACTTTCCAAAgatggcgatgcgggatggG
The genomic region above belongs to Colletotrichum higginsianum IMI 349063 chromosome 2, whole genome shotgun sequence and contains:
- a CDS encoding Fatty acid desaturase: MSSLTVRPDLTVHDTIVLQNLIDDIKRYDDKHLAPADGDEGYVSQESLDEKSNKDDEPCRGVSSQRDAKDIRKLKGLNDPVSQDFEPSVLSSVDLRDLPARIPAALHRHVVLPYVAWARRVVRHETDVLMLTHLLLYFTTSVPSALLLFRSFGYLHGVLHMALQFHYMGTYTLMMHQHIHMGGILSRESGRLLKAFDAAFPYITDPLMGHTWNTYFYHHVKHHHVEGNGPNDLSTTIRYQRDDALDFLRYVARFFFLVWFDLPRYFLGKGQLRNAWKTGFWELGNYAVLYALYRLNSRATTFVFLGPLLLLRLGLMVGNWGQHAFVDADEPDSDFRSSITLIDVPSNRYCYNDGYHTSHHLNPRRHWRDHPTSFLQQKKTYIREKALVFHDIDYLMVTVRLLRKDYMHLARRLVPVGEQIGMTIEERAAMLQRHTRRFSEAEIRDKFRGYKTK